GAAGGAAGCGCAGGTTATTGCAAGCGAATTGGCGGATAAATACCTCAAGGAGTTTCTTGAAACTTATGAAGGCAAGGAGTTGATGGGTTTTCTGAAATCCCAGGATAAAAAGATCAAACTTCAATCCAAATATTATAACCAGACGGTTCTGGATAACAATGAAGATGGACATCTGGTAGTGGCCTTCGTTTATGTGAAGCCTTTGAACCTGGTAAAATTTCCTGAGCGTTTTTGCGTCATTATGGAAGGTGACGGAAGCAATGCTACAATGGTCACCGACGGATCCTGTCAGTAGGCCAATCTACCGATTCTCCTTTTTACTAACTTTGAGCTATGAATACAAAAGTATGGTTGGTTGTTGCGGGAATGACATTCATTACCGCCGCATGTAATAAGGTGCCCATCACGGGACGTAAGCAAATGAATCTTTTGCCGGAGAGCACTTTGGTGGGAATGAGTCTCACCAACTACCGAGATTTTTTAAAGCAAAACCCGCCTGTTGCGTCCGGACAAACAGATGCACAGTTGGTGTCGAGAGTTGGAAATAAAATAGCCACAGCTGTGAAGGCTTATATGAAAAGCCAGAACCTCACAGACCGGATCAAGGATTATCAATGGGAGTTTAACCTGGTGAACGAAAATACGGTAAATGCCTGGTGTATGCCTGGCGGAAAGGTAGTTGTTTATTCCGGTCTTCTTCCTGTGACAAAAGATGAAACAGGGCTGGCTGTGGTGATGGGACATGAAATAGCACATGCTATTGCGCGCCACGGCAACGAACGTATGAGTCAGGGGCTTCTGGTGCAACTTGGAGGGATCGGATTGTCGGTAGCAATGTCCGAGAAGCCAGAGGAAACGCGCAATCTCTTTATGCAGTCTTATGGTGTAACATCCACGCTGGGAGTTTTGGCTTATTCACGCAAACATGAACTGGAAGCCGACAAAATGGGATTGATCTTCATGGCCATGGCAGGTTATGATCCTTCCCAGGCAGTAAGCTTCTGGGAGCGTATGGCACAAACAGGTGGGGCGAAGCCACCGGAGTTGATAAGCACACACCCCAGTGATGCAACCAGGATCAAAGAAATTAAAGCGTACCTTCCGGAAGCAATGAAGCATTACAAAAAGTGATGTGATCAGTCTCTTGTTAGTGCTAACGACATTTACATGACCCTTACCACCATACTCATTCTGTTATTACTTGGCCTGGGCCTGGTGATTCTTGAACTACTGGTGGTGCCCGGAACCACCGCCGTAGGAGTGATTGGTGGATTGATGCTTATTGCAGGCATCTGGTTTACCTACAACAAATACGGAAGTACAACCGGGCACATGGTTTTGGGTGGTGCGCTCATAGTGATTACAGTTATGTTCCGATTGGCATTAAGGGCAAAAACGTGGAAGCGTTTGTCTGTCCAGGAGGAAATTACCGGTAAAATGAATGTGCTGGAAGAGGGGGAGGTGAATGCAGGTGATTCAGGGAATGCAGTTTCCAGGCTGGCGCCGATGGGCAAAGCGCGTATTAACGGACAGTTATACGAGGTGCAAAGCAAGGACGGATGGGTTGATGCCGGAATGAATATCCGGGTGGTAAAAGTGGATGGAAGTAAAATCATAGTTACTTCCGTTTGATGCCTGCGGTCATTGAAAAAAAATGACCATCTTTGATTCTTAATCTAAAAAATTCCTAAAATGGAAGTAGGCATTGTTATCGCCATTGCAGTGGCATCCCTGATTGGGTTGTGGATTCTCTTTTATTTTATTCCGGTGGGATTGTGGTTTTCAGCCGTTCTGTCCAACGTGTATATTTCATTGATCCAGCTCATTTTTATGCGCTGGAGGAAAGTGCCACCAGCCGTAATCGTTAAGGCCATGATCACTTCCCATAAGGCGGGTCTTAAGCTTGTGACCAACGAATTGGAGGCCCACTACCTTGCCGGAGGTAATGTGAATAATGTGGTGAATGCCTTGATTTCGGCAGACAAAGCCAATATCAGTCTGGATTTTAAAGCAGCAACTGCCATTGATCTGGCGGGAAGGGATGTTTTCGAGGCGGTACAGATGTCTGTAAACCCTAAGGTGATCGACACACCTCCGGTGACTGCTGTTGCAAAAGATGGTATTCAGTTGATTGCAAAAGCGAGGGTAACCGTAAGGGCCAATATTCGTCAATTGGTTGGTGGTGCGGGTGAGGACACCATTCTGGCTCGTGTAGGAGAAGGCGTAGTGTCATCCATCGGATCCGCGGGTTCTCATAAAGATGTCCTTGAAAACCCCGACTCCATTTCTAAAGTTGTACTTGCCAAAGGACTTGATTCCGGAACGGCATTTGAGATCTTGTCTATCGATATCGCAGATGTGGATATCGGCAAGAACATTGGTGCGGTCCTTCAGATAGATCAGGCTGAAGCCGATAAAAGTATTGCTCAAGCTAAAGCGGAAGAAAGAAGAGCCATGGCT
This window of the Flavobacteriales bacterium genome carries:
- a CDS encoding NfeD family protein, with protein sequence MTLTTILILLLLGLGLVILELLVVPGTTAVGVIGGLMLIAGIWFTYNKYGSTTGHMVLGGALIVITVMFRLALRAKTWKRLSVQEEITGKMNVLEEGEVNAGDSGNAVSRLAPMGKARINGQLYEVQSKDGWVDAGMNIRVVKVDGSKIIVTSV
- the floA gene encoding flotillin-like protein FloA (flotillin-like protein involved in membrane lipid rafts), producing the protein MEVGIVIAIAVASLIGLWILFYFIPVGLWFSAVLSNVYISLIQLIFMRWRKVPPAVIVKAMITSHKAGLKLVTNELEAHYLAGGNVNNVVNALISADKANISLDFKAATAIDLAGRDVFEAVQMSVNPKVIDTPPVTAVAKDGIQLIAKARVTVRANIRQLVGGAGEDTILARVGEGVVSSIGSAGSHKDVLENPDSISKVVLAKGLDSGTAFEILSIDIADVDIGKNIGAVLQIDQAEADKSIAQAKAEERRAMAVALEQEMVAKAQEARAKVIEAEAEVPKAMAEAFRSGNLGIMDYYKMKNIQADTNMRDSISGSEDE
- a CDS encoding M48 family metallopeptidase, which codes for MTFITAACNKVPITGRKQMNLLPESTLVGMSLTNYRDFLKQNPPVASGQTDAQLVSRVGNKIATAVKAYMKSQNLTDRIKDYQWEFNLVNENTVNAWCMPGGKVVVYSGLLPVTKDETGLAVVMGHEIAHAIARHGNERMSQGLLVQLGGIGLSVAMSEKPEETRNLFMQSYGVTSTLGVLAYSRKHELEADKMGLIFMAMAGYDPSQAVSFWERMAQTGGAKPPELISTHPSDATRIKEIKAYLPEAMKHYKK